A genome region from Streptomyces sp. NBC_01296 includes the following:
- a CDS encoding GNAT family N-acetyltransferase has translation MVLTDGDVTLRPIKLRDQGAWREVNRRNRDWLRPWEATIPPPAPWGPVIHRPTYRQMVRHLRAEANAGRMLPFVIEYQGRLVGQLTVAGITWGSMCAGHVGYWVDREVAGRGVVPTAVALAVDHCFAKVGLHRIEVCIRPENGPSRRVVEKLGFREEGLRPRYLHIDGAWRDHLVYALTAEEVPEGLLRRWHRGHRQGTSSA, from the coding sequence GTGGTGCTGACCGACGGCGACGTCACGCTCCGGCCGATAAAGCTGCGGGACCAGGGCGCCTGGCGCGAGGTCAACCGGCGCAACCGCGACTGGCTCCGGCCGTGGGAGGCGACGATTCCGCCGCCCGCGCCGTGGGGGCCGGTGATCCACCGGCCGACGTACCGGCAGATGGTCCGCCATCTGCGGGCCGAGGCGAACGCCGGGCGGATGCTGCCGTTCGTCATCGAGTACCAGGGCCGGCTCGTCGGCCAGCTGACGGTCGCCGGGATCACCTGGGGCTCGATGTGCGCGGGCCACGTCGGCTACTGGGTGGACCGCGAGGTGGCGGGCCGGGGCGTGGTGCCGACGGCCGTCGCGCTCGCCGTGGACCACTGCTTCGCGAAGGTCGGGCTGCACCGGATCGAGGTGTGCATCCGCCCGGAGAACGGGCCGAGCCGGCGGGTGGTGGAGAAGCTGGGCTTCCGCGAGGAGGGGCTGCGGCCGCGCTACCTCCACATCGACGGCGCCTGGCGCGACCACCTCGTGTACGCGCTGACGGCGGAGGAGGTCCCGGAGGGGCTGCTGCGCCGCTGGCACCGCGGACACAGGCAGGGCACCTCGTCGGCGTAG
- the sepX gene encoding divisome protein SepX/GlpR: MSSSGLIYAVIVGAWAAYLVPMWLRRQDELNEARPTERFSTAIRLLSGRAGMERRYAKGLRERGDQEAEPEHRADPDAATETVNSVDADARAVGVPPTRAEPRSAVAERHRREQRLQVLARRRRTTALLFLIFTLGAVVAAVGGLGYLWAPAVPALLLSAYIVHLRVQERRRYEFTMDRRRAEAAARQLRENRPRRREPEAAAGSEPDPAPPVSPQEAGRRALVEQTDHAEWVDQQRERERGPARGDSWEPVPVPLPTYVTAPVAPRATGPATPDAWSATRSSTAEPTDPRLRAQPSPAPKAEPKPDHKPQPNARPRGQGRGRTPLFDQYESDDRPRAANE; this comes from the coding sequence GTGAGCAGCAGCGGCCTCATCTACGCAGTCATTGTCGGGGCCTGGGCCGCCTACTTGGTGCCCATGTGGCTCCGGAGGCAGGACGAGCTGAACGAAGCCCGTCCGACGGAACGCTTCTCCACTGCCATTCGGCTGCTTTCCGGCCGGGCGGGAATGGAGCGCCGTTACGCCAAGGGGCTGCGTGAACGCGGCGACCAGGAGGCCGAGCCCGAGCACCGCGCGGACCCGGACGCCGCGACGGAAACGGTGAATTCCGTGGACGCCGACGCCCGGGCCGTCGGCGTGCCCCCGACCAGGGCGGAGCCGAGGTCGGCCGTGGCGGAGCGGCACCGGCGCGAGCAGCGCCTGCAGGTGCTCGCGCGCCGCCGGCGCACCACCGCACTCCTCTTCCTGATCTTCACGCTCGGTGCGGTCGTCGCGGCGGTCGGCGGCCTGGGCTACCTCTGGGCGCCCGCCGTACCGGCCCTGCTGCTGAGCGCGTACATCGTGCACCTGCGGGTCCAGGAGCGGCGCCGCTACGAGTTCACCATGGACCGGCGGCGCGCCGAGGCCGCCGCCCGTCAGCTGCGCGAGAACCGCCCGCGCCGCCGTGAGCCGGAGGCCGCGGCGGGATCCGAACCGGACCCTGCGCCACCCGTCTCCCCGCAGGAGGCCGGACGGCGCGCCCTGGTCGAGCAGACCGACCACGCGGAGTGGGTGGACCAGCAGCGCGAACGCGAACGCGGCCCCGCCCGCGGTGACAGCTGGGAGCCGGTCCCGGTCCCGCTGCCGACGTACGTGACGGCGCCGGTCGCCCCGCGCGCCACCGGTCCTGCGACCCCGGACGCCTGGAGCGCGACCCGCTCGAGCACGGCCGAGCCGACGGACCCGCGCCTGCGCGCCCAGCCGTCGCCGGCCCCGAAGGCCGAGCCGAAGCCGGACCACAAGCCCCAGCCGAACGCCCGCCCGCGCGGCCAGGGCCGCGGCCGCACGCCGCTGTTCGACCAGTACGAGAGCGACGACCGCCCCCGCGCCGCGAACGAATGA
- a CDS encoding CoA transferase has product MTIFDGGTRQAWGALGGADELAGRVAYRGAGGLGEGPLPVRELARATVGACALAAAELAAVRAGGAADEVEPLVVDEGAVATAFVSERHLRVAGREPVNFAPLSGFWRAADGWVRTHANYPHHRDALVRALGLPSATPEALRAAVAGRGAVEVQELAYGEGGLAVAVAHGYGDPQPLVEVQESGGAGRAGRELGPAALPAAGVRVLDLTRVIAGPVATRTLGLLGADVLRIDSPRLPESDDAYADTGFGKRSALLDLADAGERAVFEGLLAGADVVVTGYRPGALERYGLGADELLERRPGLVVAQLCAWGWQGPWAGRRGFDSLVQAGYGVAAAYGDGAGGAAGAPGAPGVLPAQALDHGTGYLVAAGVLRALAAGGGRSLRFSLAGTASWLVREVPADGRAGASGEPYAAEPWLREVDSGYGALRCAGSPLPFGQWGRGPSRWGTDQAQWLPR; this is encoded by the coding sequence ATGACGATCTTCGACGGTGGGACGCGGCAGGCCTGGGGCGCACTCGGCGGGGCGGACGAGCTGGCGGGGCGGGTGGCCTACCGGGGCGCCGGCGGGCTGGGGGAGGGGCCGCTGCCCGTACGGGAGCTGGCGCGGGCCACCGTGGGCGCGTGCGCGCTGGCCGCGGCGGAGCTGGCCGCGGTACGGGCCGGCGGCGCGGCGGACGAGGTGGAACCGCTGGTGGTGGACGAGGGGGCCGTGGCCACCGCATTCGTCAGCGAGCGGCACCTGCGGGTGGCGGGGCGCGAGCCGGTGAACTTCGCGCCGCTGTCGGGGTTCTGGCGGGCGGCGGACGGCTGGGTGCGGACGCACGCCAACTATCCGCATCACCGGGACGCCCTGGTACGGGCGTTGGGACTGCCGTCCGCGACGCCCGAGGCGCTGCGGGCCGCGGTGGCGGGGCGCGGGGCCGTCGAGGTGCAGGAACTGGCGTACGGGGAGGGCGGGCTGGCCGTCGCCGTGGCCCACGGGTACGGGGATCCGCAGCCGCTGGTGGAGGTACAGGAGTCCGGGGGCGCGGGGCGCGCCGGGCGGGAGCTCGGGCCGGCGGCGCTGCCCGCGGCCGGGGTGCGGGTGCTGGACCTGACCCGGGTCATCGCGGGGCCGGTCGCGACGCGCACGCTCGGGCTGCTGGGGGCGGACGTGCTGCGGATCGACTCGCCGCGGCTGCCGGAGTCGGACGACGCGTACGCGGACACCGGGTTCGGGAAGCGGTCGGCGCTGCTGGACCTGGCGGACGCGGGGGAGCGGGCCGTCTTCGAGGGGCTGCTGGCCGGGGCCGACGTGGTGGTGACCGGGTACCGGCCGGGGGCGCTGGAGCGGTACGGGCTCGGCGCGGACGAGCTGCTGGAGCGGCGGCCGGGGCTGGTGGTGGCGCAGCTGTGCGCGTGGGGGTGGCAGGGGCCGTGGGCGGGGCGGCGGGGGTTCGACTCGCTGGTGCAGGCGGGGTACGGGGTCGCCGCGGCGTACGGGGACGGGGCGGGTGGGGCGGCGGGGGCGCCAGGGGCGCCGGGGGTGCTGCCGGCGCAGGCGCTGGACCACGGGACCGGGTATCTGGTGGCGGCCGGCGTGCTGAGGGCGCTGGCCGCGGGGGGTGGGCGGTCCTTGCGGTTCTCGCTGGCGGGGACGGCGTCGTGGCTCGTGCGGGAGGTTCCGGCGGACGGCCGCGCCGGTGCCTCCGGGGAGCCGTATGCGGCGGAGCCGTGGCTGCGGGAGGTGGACTCGGGGTACGGGGCGCTGCGGTGCGCGGGCTCGCCGCTGCCGTTCGGGCAGTGGGGGCGGGGGCCGTCCCGGTGGGGGACGGACCAGGCGCAGTGGCTCCCGCGGTAG
- a CDS encoding GNAT family N-acetyltransferase, protein MSHGIQLRAVPYDHPDAVKLNDQVQCEYQVLYGGEGDVTPLDPAMFAPPNGLYLLAYDASDTPVASGGWRSQDENDEGYADGDAELKRMYVVREARGLGLARRILAELESDARAAGRTRMALETGDRQPEAIALYLSSGYTLSAKFGHYRHYDSSRCMTKPLHP, encoded by the coding sequence ATGTCTCACGGGATCCAGCTCCGCGCCGTGCCGTACGACCACCCGGACGCGGTCAAACTCAACGACCAGGTCCAGTGCGAGTACCAGGTGCTCTACGGCGGTGAGGGGGACGTCACACCCCTCGACCCGGCGATGTTCGCTCCGCCGAACGGGCTGTACCTGCTGGCGTACGACGCCTCGGACACGCCGGTGGCCAGCGGCGGCTGGCGCAGCCAGGACGAGAACGACGAGGGCTACGCGGACGGCGACGCCGAGCTCAAGCGCATGTACGTCGTCCGCGAGGCCCGCGGCCTGGGCCTGGCCCGCCGCATCCTGGCCGAACTGGAGTCCGACGCCCGCGCGGCGGGACGCACCCGCATGGCCCTGGAAACGGGCGACCGGCAGCCGGAGGCGATAGCCCTCTATCTCTCCTCGGGCTACACCCTCTCGGCAAAGTTCGGCCACTACCGCCACTACGACTCGAGCCGCTGCATGACCAAACCGCTCCACCCCTGA
- a CDS encoding exodeoxyribonuclease III, with the protein MLTVTSVNVNGIRAAAKKGFSPWLAGSDADVVCLQEVRAEEGQIPDEVRTPEGWHTVFAPAAAKGRAGVALYTRREPERVQVGFGSDEFDTSGRYLEVDLPGVTVASLYLPSGEAGTEKQDEKYRFMGEFLPYLSALRARAAGEGREVVVCGDWNICHQEADLKNWKTNRKNAGFLPEEREWLGEVYDAAGYVDVVRSLHPDTEGPYSWWSYRGRAFDNDAGWRIDLQVATPGLAARAVKAFVERAETHPERWSDHAPVTVVYELGS; encoded by the coding sequence ATGCTCACCGTGACCTCCGTGAATGTGAATGGGATCCGCGCCGCCGCCAAGAAGGGGTTCTCCCCGTGGCTGGCCGGGTCGGATGCCGACGTGGTCTGCCTCCAGGAGGTGCGGGCCGAGGAGGGGCAGATTCCGGACGAGGTCCGCACGCCCGAGGGCTGGCACACCGTCTTCGCGCCGGCCGCCGCCAAGGGGCGGGCCGGGGTCGCGCTGTACACGCGCCGCGAGCCCGAGCGGGTGCAGGTGGGATTCGGGAGCGACGAGTTCGACACGAGCGGGCGCTACCTGGAGGTGGATCTTCCGGGCGTGACCGTGGCCAGCCTCTACCTGCCCTCCGGCGAGGCCGGTACCGAGAAGCAGGACGAGAAGTACCGGTTCATGGGGGAGTTCCTGCCCTATCTGAGCGCCTTGAGGGCGCGGGCCGCCGGGGAGGGGCGGGAGGTCGTCGTCTGTGGTGACTGGAACATCTGCCACCAGGAAGCCGACCTCAAGAACTGGAAGACCAACCGCAAGAACGCCGGCTTCCTGCCCGAGGAGCGGGAGTGGCTCGGGGAGGTGTACGACGCCGCCGGGTACGTGGACGTCGTACGGAGCCTGCACCCCGACACCGAGGGGCCGTACTCCTGGTGGTCCTACCGCGGGCGGGCCTTCGACAACGACGCCGGGTGGCGCATCGACCTCCAGGTCGCGACCCCGGGGCTGGCCGCCCGGGCCGTGAAGGCCTTCGTCGAGCGGGCCGAGACGCATCCGGAGCGCTGGTCCGACCACGCGCCCGTGACCGTGGTCTACGAGCTGGGGTCCTGA
- a CDS encoding MerR family transcriptional regulator — protein sequence MAKEETEAKTVREYRTEELAEAAGIPVRTLRFYRERKLLPAPRREGRIAWYDDHHLARLRTIAALLERGHTLGGIAELTAAFENGRDVGQLGELLGIGWSEETPVRLTPEALADYFEGEVTPENLAASLDLGYLATDGDEIVHVSRRLLDVSSALVREGVPLSAVLETGRRVREHADAMAALFTELISTHLTEEAMARLRPLAKSVVEAELSMAMDRLLASGAQDPSS from the coding sequence GTGGCGAAGGAAGAGACGGAAGCGAAGACAGTGCGCGAGTACCGTACGGAGGAACTGGCCGAGGCGGCCGGCATCCCCGTCCGCACCCTGCGCTTCTACCGCGAGCGCAAGCTCCTGCCGGCGCCGCGCCGTGAGGGCAGGATCGCCTGGTACGACGACCACCACCTGGCCCGGCTGCGCACCATCGCCGCCCTGCTGGAGCGCGGCCACACCCTCGGCGGCATCGCCGAGCTGACCGCCGCCTTCGAGAACGGCCGCGACGTCGGCCAGCTCGGCGAGCTGCTCGGCATCGGCTGGTCCGAGGAGACCCCGGTACGCCTGACCCCGGAGGCCCTCGCCGACTACTTCGAGGGCGAGGTCACCCCGGAGAACCTGGCGGCCTCCCTCGACCTCGGCTACCTCGCCACCGACGGCGACGAGATCGTCCACGTCAGCCGCCGCCTGCTGGACGTCTCCTCGGCGCTGGTCCGCGAGGGGGTCCCGCTCTCCGCGGTCCTGGAGACCGGCCGCCGGGTCCGCGAGCACGCGGACGCCATGGCGGCCCTGTTCACCGAGCTGATCTCCACACACCTCACGGAGGAGGCCATGGCGCGGCTGCGCCCGCTCGCCAAGAGCGTGGTCGAGGCGGAGCTCAGCATGGCGATGGACCGCCTGCTGGCGTCAGGGGCTCAGGACCCCAGCTCGTAG
- a CDS encoding RNA-guided endonuclease TnpB family protein translates to MTGGKRIRRGCRMYRRGNFRRCGSRRPTFAVLSDGTKISSPKFLRRAEKKLKRLQRDLSRKAKGSKNRAKARIKVARQHARVADRRRDWHHKASTQIIRDNQAVYVEDLSVSGLARTRLAKSVHDAGWMQFINMLEYKAAKHGRHFGKIGRFEPTSQVCSTCGIKDGPKPLHIREWTCKGCGTLHDRDENAAHNTLAAGRADRLNASRSAGKTRMKVPAPRVEAGSHPDGRPAVAGIPGLAAGEHVNAGTP, encoded by the coding sequence GTGACCGGAGGGAAGCGTATTCGGCGGGGCTGCCGTATGTACCGTCGGGGGAACTTTCGAAGGTGCGGATCACGCAGGCCAACGTTCGCCGTCCTCTCCGACGGCACGAAGATCTCCTCCCCAAAGTTCCTACGACGAGCGGAGAAGAAACTCAAACGCCTCCAACGCGATCTGTCGCGGAAGGCGAAGGGGAGCAAGAACCGGGCGAAGGCCCGGATAAAGGTCGCTCGGCAGCATGCCCGGGTGGCCGACCGGCGCAGGGACTGGCACCACAAGGCTTCTACGCAGATCATCCGCGACAACCAAGCGGTGTACGTGGAAGACCTCTCGGTATCCGGCCTCGCACGTACCCGCCTGGCCAAATCCGTTCACGACGCGGGATGGATGCAGTTCATCAACATGCTGGAGTACAAGGCGGCCAAGCACGGTCGGCACTTCGGGAAGATCGGCCGGTTCGAACCGACCTCCCAGGTCTGCTCAACCTGCGGGATCAAGGACGGCCCCAAACCCCTCCACATCCGGGAATGGACCTGTAAGGGGTGCGGAACGCTCCACGACCGCGACGAGAACGCAGCACACAACACCCTGGCCGCCGGACGGGCGGACAGGCTAAACGCCTCGCGGAGCGCAGGTAAGACCAGGATGAAAGTCCCGGCACCGCGCGTTGAAGCAGGAAGCCACCCAGACGGCCGCCCAGCCGTGGCAGGAATCCCCGGCCTTGCGGCCGGAGAGCACGTCAATGCCGGTACGCCATAG
- a CDS encoding flavin-containing monooxygenase produces the protein MGERKHVRVAVIGSGFGGLGAAVRLRREGITDFVVLERADSVGGTWRDNSYPGCACDVPSHLYSFSFAPNPDWPRTFSGQPAIRAYLEHVADTFGLRPHIRLDSEVRMMRWDADGLRWEIETSAGELTADVVVSATGPLSDPKMPEVPGLAEFPGKVFHSARWDHDYDLRGKRVAMIGTGASAIQIVPAIAPDVERLTLFQRTPPWVMPRTDRAISSVERWLHRQLPFTRAARRGLLWGIRELQVSAFTKRPNRLGLIESLAKANMARSIKDPALLAKLTPAYRIGCKRILLSSEYYPALARPNVDLVASGLREIRGNTLIAADGTETEADAIVFGTGFHVTDMPIADRVVGAEGRTLADHWKDGMQSLRGATAAGFPNWMTIIGPNTGLGNSSMILMIESQLNYMADYLRQLGVLGGQVALAARPSAVSRWNRQVQTRMERTVWNTGGCTSWYLDAQGRNTTVWPGTTGEFRKETRSVDLSEYEVIRLREAEREPVPARAAQATAEEGAA, from the coding sequence ATGGGCGAGCGCAAACACGTACGAGTGGCAGTGATCGGGTCCGGGTTCGGCGGGCTGGGTGCGGCCGTACGGCTGCGGCGCGAGGGGATCACGGACTTCGTCGTACTGGAACGGGCCGACTCCGTCGGCGGGACCTGGCGCGACAACAGCTACCCCGGGTGTGCGTGCGACGTCCCCTCCCACCTGTACTCGTTCTCGTTCGCTCCCAACCCCGACTGGCCGCGGACCTTCTCCGGGCAGCCGGCCATCCGGGCGTACCTGGAGCACGTCGCAGACACCTTCGGGCTGCGCCCGCACATCCGGCTGGACTCCGAGGTCCGGATGATGCGCTGGGACGCCGACGGGCTGCGGTGGGAGATCGAGACCTCGGCCGGGGAGCTCACCGCCGATGTCGTCGTCTCCGCCACCGGGCCGCTGTCCGACCCGAAGATGCCCGAGGTCCCCGGGCTCGCCGAGTTCCCCGGCAAGGTCTTCCACTCCGCGCGCTGGGACCACGACTACGACCTGCGCGGCAAGCGGGTCGCCATGATCGGCACCGGCGCCTCGGCCATCCAGATCGTGCCGGCCATCGCGCCCGACGTGGAGCGGCTCACGCTGTTCCAGCGGACCCCGCCGTGGGTGATGCCGCGCACCGACCGGGCCATCAGCAGCGTGGAGCGCTGGCTGCACCGCCAGCTGCCGTTCACCCGGGCGGCCCGCCGCGGGCTGCTGTGGGGGATCCGGGAGCTCCAGGTCAGCGCGTTCACCAAGCGGCCGAACCGGCTCGGGCTCATCGAGTCGCTGGCCAAGGCCAACATGGCGCGCTCGATCAAGGACCCGGCGCTGCTGGCCAAGCTCACGCCCGCGTACCGGATCGGCTGCAAGCGGATCCTGCTGTCCAGCGAGTACTACCCGGCGCTCGCCCGGCCGAACGTGGACCTGGTCGCCTCCGGGCTCCGGGAGATCCGCGGCAACACCCTGATCGCGGCCGACGGGACCGAGACCGAGGCCGACGCGATCGTGTTCGGCACCGGCTTCCACGTCACGGACATGCCGATCGCCGACCGGGTGGTGGGCGCGGAGGGGCGGACCCTCGCGGACCACTGGAAGGACGGGATGCAGTCGCTGCGCGGGGCGACGGCGGCCGGTTTCCCGAACTGGATGACGATCATCGGGCCGAACACCGGGCTCGGCAACAGCTCGATGATCCTGATGATCGAGTCGCAGCTGAACTACATGGCGGACTACCTGCGCCAGCTGGGCGTGCTCGGCGGGCAGGTCGCGCTCGCGGCCCGGCCCTCCGCCGTGAGCCGGTGGAACCGGCAGGTCCAGACCCGCATGGAGCGGACCGTGTGGAACACCGGCGGCTGCACCAGCTGGTACCTGGACGCGCAGGGGCGCAACACGACGGTCTGGCCGGGCACCACCGGCGAGTTCCGCAAGGAGACGCGGAGCGTGGACCTGTCCGAGTACGAGGTCATCCGCCTCCGGGAGGCCGAGCGCGAGCCCGTCCCGGCCCGGGCGGCGCAGGCGACCGCCGAGGAGGGCGCCGCATGA
- a CDS encoding alpha/beta fold hydrolase yields the protein MSRPAHVTSGPYAPPAARRELVAVSADGARLHVEEHGDEDAPAVVLAHGWTCSTAFWAAQIRELSRDHRVIAYDQRGHGRSPAASRYDTTALADDLVAVLRATLAPGRQAVVAGHSMGGMTIMAAAGRPEFAEHAAAALLCSTGSARLVAEALVVPLRPGRVRTRITGAVLGARAPLGPVTPVAKRVLKYATMGPGSAPDRVEACARIVHACPTGVRYAWSEVLAGLDLEANLAALTVPTAVIGGKNDRLTPIVHARGLAAALPHCVGLTELTGMGHMTPIEAPEAVTNAVRELSAHFLKEVTQ from the coding sequence ATGAGCCGGCCCGCGCACGTCACCTCCGGGCCGTACGCACCCCCCGCCGCCCGGCGGGAACTGGTCGCGGTCTCCGCCGACGGGGCCCGGCTGCACGTCGAGGAGCACGGGGACGAGGACGCGCCGGCCGTGGTGCTGGCGCACGGCTGGACCTGCTCCACCGCCTTCTGGGCCGCGCAGATCCGGGAGCTCTCGAGGGACCACCGGGTCATCGCGTACGACCAGCGCGGCCACGGGCGCAGCCCCGCCGCCTCCCGCTACGACACCACCGCCCTCGCCGACGACCTGGTCGCCGTCCTGCGGGCCACCCTGGCCCCCGGCCGGCAGGCGGTCGTCGCCGGACACTCCATGGGCGGGATGACGATCATGGCCGCCGCCGGGCGGCCGGAGTTCGCCGAGCACGCCGCGGCCGCGCTGCTGTGCAGCACCGGCAGCGCCCGACTGGTCGCGGAGGCGCTGGTCGTGCCGCTGCGCCCCGGGCGCGTTCGGACCCGTATCACCGGCGCGGTACTCGGCGCACGCGCCCCGCTCGGGCCCGTCACGCCGGTCGCCAAGCGGGTGCTGAAGTACGCGACCATGGGCCCCGGGTCCGCGCCCGACCGGGTCGAGGCCTGCGCCCGTATCGTGCACGCCTGCCCCACCGGGGTCCGCTACGCCTGGTCCGAGGTGCTGGCCGGGCTGGACCTCGAGGCGAACCTGGCGGCGCTCACCGTGCCCACCGCCGTCATCGGCGGCAAGAACGACCGGCTGACCCCGATCGTGCACGCCAGGGGGCTCGCCGCCGCGCTGCCGCACTGCGTGGGGCTGACCGAGCTGACCGGCATGGGGCACATGACGCCGATCGAGGCCCCCGAGGCCGTCACGAACGCCGTGCGCGAGCTGAGCGCGCACTTCTTGAAGGAGGTCACGCAGTGA
- a CDS encoding SDR family oxidoreductase produces the protein MSARRSLEGQVAVVTGAARGVGELLARKLSARGAKVALVGLEPEALKEVSERLHTDSDHWHADVTDHEAMARVAQEVKERFGKVDIVVANAGVAAGGPFADSDPDAWRRVIEVNLIGGAVTARAFLPVLTESRGYFLQIASLAAITPAPMMTAYCASKSGVEAFAHCLRAEVGYKGVKVGVGYLSWTDTDMVRGADQDEVMRELRQRLPWPSNRTYPLGPAVDRIVAGIERRSPHVYAQWWLRGMQGVRGYLPGIIATVGQREMKRFEPRLTSVSRGLVGAGGAADEKERTQDTGRH, from the coding sequence GTGAGTGCGCGCAGGAGTTTGGAAGGCCAGGTCGCCGTCGTCACCGGCGCCGCACGCGGGGTCGGCGAGCTGCTCGCCCGCAAGCTGTCCGCACGCGGCGCGAAGGTGGCGCTCGTGGGCCTGGAGCCGGAGGCCCTCAAGGAGGTCTCCGAACGGCTGCACACCGACAGCGATCACTGGCACGCCGACGTCACCGACCACGAGGCCATGGCCCGGGTCGCTCAGGAGGTCAAGGAGCGCTTCGGCAAGGTCGACATCGTCGTCGCCAACGCGGGCGTGGCCGCCGGCGGGCCGTTCGCCGACTCCGACCCCGACGCCTGGCGCCGGGTGATCGAGGTCAACCTGATCGGCGGGGCCGTCACCGCCCGCGCGTTCCTCCCCGTACTCACCGAGAGCCGCGGCTACTTCCTGCAGATCGCCTCGCTCGCCGCGATCACGCCGGCGCCGATGATGACGGCGTACTGCGCCTCCAAGTCCGGCGTCGAGGCCTTCGCGCACTGCCTGCGCGCCGAAGTCGGCTACAAGGGCGTCAAGGTGGGCGTCGGCTACCTCTCGTGGACCGACACCGACATGGTGCGCGGCGCCGACCAGGACGAGGTCATGCGGGAGCTGCGGCAGCGGCTGCCCTGGCCGTCGAACCGCACGTACCCGCTGGGCCCGGCCGTGGACCGGATCGTGGCCGGCATCGAGCGGCGCTCGCCGCACGTGTACGCGCAGTGGTGGCTGCGCGGGATGCAGGGCGTGCGCGGCTACCTGCCCGGGATCATCGCGACCGTCGGGCAGCGGGAGATGAAGCGCTTCGAACCCAGGCTGACGAGTGTCTCCAGGGGACTTGTCGGGGCCGGAGGGGCCGCCGACGAGAAGGAGCGCACGCAGGACACCGGGCGCCATTGA